One Mucilaginibacter ginkgonis genomic region harbors:
- a CDS encoding polysaccharide deacetylase family protein: protein MRFKCLLLLVLFFIFSNARGQANFEHIINYSVYYGWAHNAPQDWVVLRKFENRGKPYFLMVNPQTLQTKVDEPAAYQFKPMTLPQLRGMFKNSAYARALGEAEKKSVMIQNAGIERGIPTEMGISLTADLCPSHRPLDKRIFTDMISGFQKVERPVPIALSISGVWMQRHQADLQWLKQLQQKQEIYITWVNHSFTHRVSASRPLKENFLLEPGTNISYEVLETEKLMLKEGLLPSVFFRFPGLVSDQQLVYAITNFGLIPIGTDAWLAKGQHPQAGSIVLIHGNGNEPVGVAEFIKLLQQKAPSIAKKQWLLYDLRETVDEEFEGSH from the coding sequence ATGCGATTTAAATGTTTACTATTATTAGTCCTATTTTTTATATTCTCAAACGCCCGTGGTCAGGCCAATTTTGAGCATATAATTAATTACAGTGTGTATTACGGGTGGGCGCACAATGCCCCGCAGGATTGGGTTGTTTTAAGAAAATTCGAGAACCGTGGGAAGCCTTATTTTCTGATGGTCAACCCTCAAACGCTGCAAACTAAAGTCGACGAGCCGGCAGCCTATCAATTCAAACCGATGACTTTGCCTCAACTGCGCGGCATGTTTAAGAATTCGGCGTATGCAAGGGCACTTGGCGAAGCAGAGAAAAAATCCGTGATGATACAGAATGCCGGTATTGAGCGCGGTATCCCTACAGAGATGGGCATTAGTCTTACGGCAGACCTTTGCCCGTCTCACAGGCCGCTGGACAAGCGGATATTCACAGACATGATCAGCGGCTTTCAAAAAGTTGAGCGCCCGGTACCCATTGCGCTGTCTATTTCGGGCGTCTGGATGCAGCGACATCAGGCAGATTTGCAGTGGCTTAAACAGTTACAGCAAAAACAAGAGATCTATATCACTTGGGTAAACCACTCTTTTACGCACAGGGTAAGTGCGAGCCGCCCGCTAAAAGAGAATTTCCTGCTAGAGCCGGGCACCAACATCAGCTACGAAGTTTTAGAAACAGAAAAACTGATGCTTAAAGAGGGATTGCTTCCATCTGTATTCTTTCGTTTCCCGGGTCTGGTATCAGACCAGCAACTGGTTTACGCGATCACAAATTTCGGGTTGATCCCAATAGGGACAGACGCATGGCTTGCCAAGGGCCAGCATCCACAGGCAGGCAGCATTGTATTGATACATGGCAATGGGAATGAACCCGTAGGCGTTGCAGAATTCATAAAATTGCTACAACAAAAAGCACCATCCATCGCAAAAAAACAGTGGCTGTTGTACGACTTGCGCGAGACGGTAGACGAGGAGTTTGAAGGAAGCCATTGA
- a CDS encoding YbjQ family protein, with translation MDHTLITTSTGLEGYKVIKHLGVVRGITVRSRSVLGNMAGGFQALFGGQLSIYTELCENAREEAYQLLIQHAQAIGANGIINMRYDANEIMQGVTEVLAYGTAVVVGKA, from the coding sequence ATGGACCATACATTAATAACCACCAGTACAGGTTTAGAAGGTTACAAAGTTATTAAACATTTAGGCGTTGTACGCGGCATAACAGTACGCAGCCGCAGTGTTTTGGGTAATATGGCAGGCGGCTTCCAGGCTCTGTTTGGCGGGCAGCTATCTATTTATACAGAGCTTTGCGAAAATGCCCGCGAAGAAGCATACCAGTTACTGATACAACACGCGCAAGCTATTGGTGCCAATGGCATCATAAATATGCGTTACGATGCCAATGAAATTATGCAGGGTGTTACCGAAGTGCTTGCCTACGGTACCGCGGTAGTGGTGGGGAAGGCATAA
- a CDS encoding Kelch repeat-containing protein has protein sequence MKKHKLTLAALLLFSIVQIGFAQKPAQPFLKFDDAPNMPYRLLWPAVVNSGPSIYAINGYAVYAGGYSSNILEFNTATQKWKTVSNGMGYKAQSEAAYVSSTNTTYVFGGVKFGGNSVYREVQKIDMASGAITTLHISNPMASAYGTALEYDGNIYILGGTADDKHTINSTYKFEPATQKFTKLADMPESLETAGALVNGVIYTFGGYDQFLKRMSTTISAYDIKANKWAVVGKLPDAVSANSVAVYRNLIFVIGGYDKENFLGYYDTESKTFTKLHSNFEGRRAAGAAVVGDKLYVFGGASRFALMHGTKSVQVADLKQFAKSYTADFK, from the coding sequence ATGAAAAAGCATAAATTAACACTCGCGGCACTTTTGCTTTTTAGCATCGTACAAATAGGCTTTGCGCAAAAACCGGCACAACCCTTTTTGAAATTTGACGATGCGCCAAATATGCCTTACCGACTGCTTTGGCCGGCAGTGGTAAACAGCGGACCGAGTATTTACGCCATAAACGGCTATGCTGTTTACGCAGGCGGGTATAGTTCAAATATCCTTGAATTTAATACTGCAACCCAAAAGTGGAAAACCGTAAGTAACGGTATGGGTTATAAAGCGCAGTCAGAGGCAGCTTATGTCTCATCTACCAACACTACTTATGTTTTTGGCGGGGTAAAGTTCGGCGGCAACTCCGTTTACCGCGAAGTGCAAAAGATAGATATGGCGAGCGGCGCAATTACAACGCTGCACATCTCTAACCCAATGGCGTCCGCCTATGGCACCGCCTTGGAATATGATGGCAACATTTATATTTTGGGTGGCACGGCTGATGACAAACACACCATTAATTCGACTTACAAATTTGAGCCAGCTACGCAGAAATTTACCAAGCTGGCAGATATGCCCGAGAGCCTGGAAACGGCCGGGGCGCTAGTAAACGGTGTGATCTACACTTTTGGCGGATACGATCAGTTCTTAAAACGGATGTCGACCACCATATCAGCTTATGACATTAAAGCTAACAAGTGGGCTGTCGTGGGTAAACTGCCCGATGCCGTATCAGCGAATAGTGTTGCTGTGTATAGAAACCTCATTTTTGTGATAGGCGGATACGATAAGGAAAACTTTCTGGGTTATTACGATACTGAAAGTAAAACATTTACCAAGCTGCACTCTAACTTTGAGGGGCGCCGTGCTGCCGGTGCAGCCGTTGTTGGGGATAAACTTTACGTGTTTGGAGGTGCGTCCAGGTTTGCATTAATGCACGGCACCAAATCTGTACAGGTGGCAGATCTTAAACAGTTCGCAAAATCTTATACCGCTGACTTTAAGTAA
- a CDS encoding SRPBCC family protein, with product MSSADFTTAFIVKQSPEEVFNAINNVRGWWTEGVTGQTENLNDEFSVRFWDVHYSNQKIVEVTPNHKVVWLVTDSKLTFIEDENEWTGSRIVFDINPHEDGTEMRFTQVGLQPYVECYDACSNAWTGYIQNSLKYLITTGIGKPTTKKELES from the coding sequence ATGAGCAGTGCCGATTTTACAACAGCATTTATAGTTAAGCAAAGTCCGGAAGAAGTATTTAACGCCATAAATAATGTGCGTGGCTGGTGGACCGAAGGTGTTACCGGGCAAACGGAAAATTTAAACGATGAGTTTTCCGTCCGGTTTTGGGATGTACATTACTCAAACCAAAAAATCGTTGAAGTGACCCCTAATCATAAAGTGGTATGGCTGGTAACAGACAGCAAACTTACTTTTATTGAGGATGAAAATGAATGGACCGGCAGCCGCATTGTTTTCGATATCAACCCGCATGAAGATGGAACGGAGATGCGCTTTACGCAGGTTGGATTACAACCATACGTCGAGTGCTATGATGCCTGCTCAAATGCCTGGACAGGGTATATACAAAACAGCTTAAAATATCTGATAACCACAGGCATAGGGAAACCGACAACAAAAAAGGAATTGGAAAGTTAA
- the ahcY gene encoding adenosylhomocysteinase, whose protein sequence is MSSVETTFVKSKVKDPSLASWGRKEIELAEAEMPGLMALRAEYGPSQPLKGARIAGCLHMTIQTAVLIETLKALGAEVTWSSCNIFSTQDHAAAAIADAGISVYAWKGMNEEEFDWCIEQTLFFGEDRQPLNMILDDGGDLTNMVLDRYPELVAGIKGLSEETTTGVHRLYERVKAGTLPIPAININDSVTKSKFDNKYGCRESLVDAIRRATDVMMAGKVAVVCGYGDVGKGSADSLRNAGVRVIVTEIDPICALQAAMEGYEVKKLDTAIAEADIVVTATGNKNIVREKHFRALKDKAIVCNIGHFDNEIDMAWLNGAYGLTKVEIKPQVDKYNVEGKDVIILAEGRLVNLGCATGHPSFVMSNSFTNQTLAQLELWTNPGKYENQVYVLPKHLDEKVARLHLAKIGVELEVLDQDQAEYIGVTVEGPFKPEYYRY, encoded by the coding sequence ATGTCATCAGTAGAGACAACATTTGTAAAAAGTAAAGTTAAGGACCCGTCATTAGCTTCATGGGGCCGTAAAGAAATTGAACTGGCCGAGGCAGAAATGCCGGGCTTAATGGCGCTTCGTGCAGAATATGGGCCGTCACAGCCGTTAAAAGGTGCGCGTATTGCAGGTTGTCTGCATATGACCATCCAAACCGCTGTTTTAATTGAAACGCTTAAAGCTTTAGGCGCAGAAGTTACCTGGTCTTCTTGTAACATTTTTTCAACCCAAGACCATGCAGCTGCAGCTATTGCCGACGCAGGTATCTCTGTTTATGCCTGGAAAGGTATGAATGAGGAGGAGTTTGACTGGTGTATCGAGCAAACTTTATTCTTTGGCGAGGACCGCCAGCCGCTAAACATGATCCTTGATGACGGCGGCGACTTAACCAATATGGTTCTTGACCGTTATCCTGAATTAGTTGCAGGCATTAAAGGCCTTTCTGAAGAAACTACTACCGGTGTACACCGTTTATATGAGCGCGTTAAAGCAGGTACATTGCCAATTCCGGCTATTAACATCAACGACTCTGTAACTAAATCAAAATTCGATAACAAGTACGGCTGCCGCGAGTCATTAGTAGACGCAATTCGACGCGCTACTGACGTAATGATGGCTGGTAAAGTAGCTGTTGTTTGTGGTTATGGTGATGTTGGTAAAGGTTCTGCAGATTCTTTGCGCAACGCGGGTGTACGTGTTATCGTAACCGAAATTGATCCTATCTGTGCTCTACAAGCAGCTATGGAAGGTTATGAAGTTAAAAAACTGGATACCGCTATAGCTGAAGCAGATATAGTTGTAACTGCTACAGGTAATAAAAACATCGTTCGTGAAAAACACTTCCGCGCGTTGAAAGATAAGGCTATCGTTTGTAACATCGGTCACTTTGATAATGAGATCGATATGGCTTGGTTAAACGGTGCTTATGGCTTAACTAAGGTTGAGATCAAACCGCAGGTTGATAAGTACAACGTTGAAGGTAAAGACGTGATCATATTGGCCGAAGGCCGTTTGGTAAACTTAGGTTGTGCTACCGGCCACCCAAGCTTTGTAATGAGTAACTCATTCACCAACCAAACCTTAGCACAATTAGAGCTTTGGACAAACCCGGGCAAATATGAGAACCAGGTTTATGTATTGCCTAAACACCTTGACGAGAAAGTTGCCCGTTTACATCTGGCTAAAATTGGTGTAGAGCTGGAAGTACTTGATCAGGATCAAGCTGAATATATCGGCGTAACTGTAGAAGGTCCGTTCAAACCGGAATACTACCGTTACTAA
- a CDS encoding M23 family metallopeptidase: MNLKRRDLGVDGVFDENGSNAKVLQVKAKHFNRLRFTLVIAFSLAAGLTYSVKRLYDNGVAQAEENYRLSTQVVALRSQLDAGTTRLEALTAATDSSNTKALSYIDGIQGKLKKINDYLGRRGLKSVSFRGVTASISANPSKKASNIQLYAKYNRYLELLVNNVAMVPMGYPRISSFTSFFGYRGNPFDFGRNEFHPGLDFRGQVGDPVKCTASGRIVFTGRAGGYGNCVRIQHANGVQTWYGHLSRISVHEGQSVTVGEVIGKVGSTGRSTGPHLHYEVRRNGRAVNPQQYLTLSE, from the coding sequence ATGAACTTAAAACGAAGAGATTTAGGTGTGGACGGAGTATTTGATGAAAACGGATCTAACGCCAAAGTACTGCAAGTAAAAGCCAAGCATTTTAACAGATTAAGATTTACGCTGGTTATAGCATTTAGTTTAGCTGCCGGATTGACCTATAGTGTAAAACGTTTATATGATAACGGCGTAGCACAGGCCGAAGAAAATTACAGGCTTTCAACTCAGGTTGTGGCCCTGCGCAGCCAGCTGGATGCAGGCACTACACGCCTTGAGGCCTTGACAGCCGCTACAGATAGCAGCAACACAAAAGCATTAAGCTACATAGACGGTATACAAGGAAAGCTTAAAAAGATAAACGATTACCTGGGTCGCCGCGGATTAAAGAGCGTTTCTTTCAGAGGTGTAACGGCAAGTATATCAGCAAACCCTTCTAAGAAGGCATCAAACATACAGCTATATGCCAAGTATAACCGTTACCTGGAGCTATTGGTAAACAACGTTGCAATGGTGCCAATGGGTTATCCGCGTATCAGCAGTTTTACTTCTTTCTTTGGCTATAGAGGTAACCCATTTGATTTTGGCCGTAATGAATTTCACCCCGGTCTGGATTTCCGCGGGCAGGTAGGCGACCCGGTTAAGTGCACGGCAAGCGGCCGCATTGTCTTTACAGGTCGTGCGGGCGGATACGGTAATTGCGTGCGCATTCAGCACGCAAATGGTGTGCAAACATGGTATGGGCACCTGTCGCGTATTAGCGTTCATGAAGGTCAAAGTGTTACCGTTGGCGAGGTAATTGGCAAAGTTGGTTCAACAGGCCGCTCAACAGGTCCCCATTTACACTATGAAGTAAGGCGTAACGGCCGGGCAGTAAACCCGCAGCAATATCTTACCCTAAGCGAATAA
- a CDS encoding BrxA/BrxB family bacilliredoxin codes for MYPEYLVAPMRAELTNEGFEELLNADAVKEAVESEGTTFVMVNSVCGCAAANARPAARMAAKNGKRPNKLVTVFAGMEKDAVDAARNYMLPYPPSSPSMALFKDGKLVHIIERHQIEGRPAQMIADNLVHAFDQYC; via the coding sequence ATGTATCCAGAATATTTAGTGGCCCCGATGAGGGCCGAGTTGACAAACGAAGGTTTTGAAGAACTTTTGAATGCCGATGCTGTAAAAGAAGCCGTTGAAAGCGAAGGCACTACGTTTGTTATGGTGAATTCTGTTTGTGGCTGTGCTGCCGCGAACGCCCGCCCTGCTGCGCGCATGGCAGCTAAGAATGGCAAACGCCCGAACAAATTAGTTACAGTTTTTGCGGGTATGGAAAAAGACGCTGTTGATGCTGCCCGCAATTATATGTTGCCTTACCCGCCGTCTTCGCCATCTATGGCGTTGTTTAAAGACGGTAAACTGGTGCACATTATCGAGCGCCATCAAATTGAAGGCCGCCCGGCACAAATGATCGCCGATAACCTTGTTCACGCGTTTGACCAGTACTGCTAA
- a CDS encoding S9 family peptidase encodes MRKIFTLALCVTCGTSFAQTLGKLTVEKIMRDPKWMGTAPSNIRWSDDSKKIYFNWNPENADRDALYSITPTDIKPQKVSIDERRDALPGNGVWNKNHTVKAYEHNGDIYLSNYKTDKTTQLTRTTDRESNAVFSGDESHIIFVKADNLYSISLANGQLIQLTNFTKNGPTVAATADVVQGRRGGAGGFGGGAAGGPRAGATAATAGGETQQSRWLKAEQLELFDVIKEKAKLDKEEAADRRSLRPKQLREIGVGDQTVNSVFVSPDNRYITYRLIKQAEGARITEVPNYVTASGFTEDIPNRTKVGSPQATSASFVFDTQRDTVYAIDTKDVPGIKDLPDYVKDYPKQLEERTKRNEDRKVVVHGPYWSEDSKNAVVIVTAQDNKDRWIMKLDPATGKLTQLDRQHDNAWIGGPGIGGGGFSGGNVGWIDDNRFYFQSEASGYSHIYTINVATGEKKQLTTGKWEVQQLDLSNDRKSFYFVGNMEHPGITHYYKLSVNGGTPVKITTMKGGNEVSVSPDEKWLAIRYSYSNKPWELYIQPNKAGAKPMQVTNSVTAEFKSYPWRDPQMITFKNRYGSDVYARLYVPANPDPSRPAVVFVHGAGYLQNVHYWWSSYSHEYMFNNLLADQGYTVLDIDYTGSAGYGRDWRTGIYRHMGGKDLTDQVDGVKLLVDKYGVNPAHVGLYGGSYGGFITLMAMFTTPDVFAAGAGLRSVTDWAHYNHGYTDNILNEPYLDENAYKASSPIYFANGLKGKLLMCHGMVDQNVNFQDIIRLTQRLIELHKDNWSLAPYPVEDHGFVQPSSWTDEYKRILNMFDETLKK; translated from the coding sequence ATGAGGAAAATCTTTACCCTGGCTTTATGTGTAACCTGCGGAACTTCATTTGCGCAAACGCTGGGCAAACTTACTGTCGAAAAAATAATGCGCGACCCAAAGTGGATGGGTACGGCGCCATCAAACATCCGCTGGAGCGATGACAGCAAAAAAATATATTTTAACTGGAACCCCGAGAATGCCGACCGCGACGCGCTTTACAGCATCACCCCCACAGACATTAAACCGCAAAAAGTAAGCATTGATGAGCGCCGGGATGCCTTGCCCGGCAACGGTGTGTGGAATAAAAACCATACAGTTAAAGCCTACGAACACAACGGCGACATTTACTTAAGCAATTACAAAACGGATAAAACCACGCAACTAACCCGCACAACAGACCGCGAAAGCAACGCAGTTTTCAGCGGGGACGAAAGCCACATTATCTTCGTGAAAGCAGACAATTTGTATTCGATAAGCCTTGCAAACGGCCAATTGATACAGCTGACCAACTTCACCAAGAACGGGCCTACCGTTGCTGCGACTGCTGATGTCGTACAGGGACGCCGTGGCGGTGCAGGTGGTTTTGGTGGTGGCGCTGCCGGCGGGCCCCGCGCGGGCGCAACTGCTGCTACAGCAGGTGGAGAGACCCAGCAATCGAGATGGTTGAAGGCTGAACAACTTGAACTATTCGATGTGATCAAAGAAAAAGCGAAGCTGGATAAAGAAGAAGCTGCCGACCGCCGAAGTTTGCGGCCTAAACAGCTGCGCGAAATAGGCGTTGGCGACCAAACTGTTAATTCTGTTTTCGTTAGTCCTGATAATCGCTATATCACCTACCGTTTGATCAAACAGGCCGAAGGCGCTCGTATCACAGAAGTGCCTAATTATGTCACCGCAAGTGGTTTTACAGAAGATATTCCTAACCGTACCAAGGTTGGTTCGCCGCAGGCAACATCTGCATCATTTGTTTTTGACACACAGCGGGACACCGTTTACGCGATAGACACTAAAGACGTACCGGGCATAAAAGATCTGCCAGATTATGTTAAAGATTATCCAAAGCAGTTAGAAGAGCGCACTAAACGCAATGAAGACCGCAAGGTAGTTGTACATGGCCCTTATTGGAGTGAGGACAGCAAAAACGCCGTCGTTATTGTAACGGCACAAGACAATAAGGATCGCTGGATCATGAAACTAGATCCTGCTACCGGCAAGCTTACCCAGTTAGACCGCCAGCATGACAATGCATGGATAGGCGGCCCCGGTATTGGCGGTGGCGGATTCTCAGGCGGAAACGTTGGCTGGATAGATGATAACCGGTTCTACTTTCAAAGCGAAGCGAGTGGTTACTCACATATTTACACGATAAATGTCGCGACCGGTGAAAAGAAACAGCTAACCACCGGTAAATGGGAAGTGCAGCAGCTTGACCTGTCAAACGACCGTAAGTCGTTTTACTTCGTTGGTAATATGGAGCATCCGGGCATTACCCACTATTATAAATTATCTGTAAATGGTGGCACGCCCGTTAAGATCACCACTATGAAAGGCGGTAATGAGGTATCGGTTTCTCCCGATGAAAAATGGCTGGCTATCCGCTATTCGTATTCAAATAAGCCCTGGGAACTATACATCCAGCCGAATAAAGCGGGTGCAAAACCCATGCAGGTAACCAATTCTGTCACTGCAGAATTTAAGTCGTACCCATGGCGCGATCCGCAAATGATCACGTTTAAAAACCGTTATGGCAGCGATGTTTACGCGAGACTATATGTACCGGCAAACCCTGACCCGTCGCGCCCGGCAGTAGTGTTTGTTCATGGCGCAGGTTACCTGCAAAACGTGCACTATTGGTGGAGTTCATACTCGCATGAGTATATGTTCAATAACCTACTAGCCGACCAAGGATATACTGTGCTCGATATCGACTACACCGGCAGCGCAGGCTATGGCCGCGATTGGCGGACCGGTATTTATCGCCACATGGGAGGTAAGGATTTGACTGACCAGGTAGACGGTGTAAAACTATTGGTTGATAAATATGGCGTCAATCCGGCTCATGTGGGCTTGTATGGTGGCTCGTACGGCGGATTCATCACGCTGATGGCCATGTTCACTACACCCGATGTTTTTGCCGCGGGAGCAGGTTTGCGTTCTGTAACAGATTGGGCGCATTATAATCATGGCTACACAGACAATATTCTCAATGAACCATATTTAGATGAGAACGCCTATAAGGCAAGCTCTCCTATCTATTTCGCGAATGGTTTAAAGGGCAAGTTATTGATGTGCCACGGTATGGTAGACCAGAATGTGAATTTCCAGGACATTATAAGATTAACCCAGCGGTTGATAGAGTTGCATAAAGACAATTGGTCGCTGGCGCCATACCCGGTAGAGGACCACGGCTTTGTACAACCCAGCAGCTGGACGGATGAGTATAAGCGCATACTCAACATGTTTGACGAAACGCTAAAAAAATAA
- a CDS encoding S9 family peptidase has protein sequence MKKGLLIFFISLTVLATKAQQNSQYIQVKDMTKIKQLRGATISHSGKWVAFTVTSIVPDENDKKEYNYRNQIYLVPVDGSAPARALTAISNNNNQPAWSPDDSKLAFVRLTKNKTQVFIMPLNGGDAMQLTNDSRGANAPQWSPDGSKILYSVNVSYPEMLKDSVLNPGKKVPGWSMEMPGYKTNPLSTKAKQNPDGNLDEIRAFLTQDEADNKVKVFNKLNFEGEASTEPYFDFGHYMLIDAKPGAVAKPLTFGFHSYNSAYFTPDGKNIIMTGDADTLANPDRNRDNTVYMMSLAGGTPKALIREEGSTVSNGSVSPSGRYLVYQVGKNMQINVAKLMVYDFENPGKKMEIPVDRSVTQTVWAADSKSLYFTAQSNGGIPIYKASLANLKPEQLSSFEAGMSSLDIGKDKIVYVKTEVANPFELYTAGLNNASPKRLTSLNAEWLAGKKLSYPEKKIYTNSKGMKVEYWVMKPTNFDPAKKYPVMLQIHGGPTAMWGPGESTMWHEYQFFCAHGYGVVYSNPRGSGGYGIDFLKANYQDWGTGPQEDVLAALDGALAEGWGDKDKTVATGGSYAGYLTGWLAGHTKRFTAISSQRGVYDLTTFFGEGNAWQLVPMYFGGYPWEESIRPILARESPFTYVNQITTPYLMLHGETDLRTGIVQGEMMYKALKVLNRPVEYVQHPGGTHELVRSGNVRQRLDQMLRIYEFFGRYIPETVKAQ, from the coding sequence ATGAAAAAAGGCCTGCTTATTTTTTTTATTTCCTTAACGGTACTTGCAACCAAAGCGCAGCAAAACAGCCAGTATATCCAGGTTAAAGATATGACTAAGATAAAACAACTGCGTGGTGCTACCATTTCACACAGCGGCAAATGGGTTGCTTTTACCGTTACGTCCATTGTACCTGATGAGAATGATAAAAAGGAATACAACTATCGCAATCAGATTTACCTCGTCCCTGTTGATGGTAGCGCCCCAGCAAGGGCCTTAACGGCGATCAGCAATAATAACAACCAACCAGCCTGGTCGCCGGATGATAGCAAGCTGGCATTTGTTCGCCTTACTAAAAACAAAACGCAGGTATTTATTATGCCGCTTAACGGCGGCGATGCCATGCAGCTGACTAACGACAGCCGCGGAGCCAACGCGCCGCAATGGTCCCCAGATGGTAGCAAGATATTGTATTCTGTAAATGTAAGCTATCCCGAAATGCTTAAGGATTCGGTCCTTAATCCGGGAAAAAAAGTACCGGGATGGTCTATGGAAATGCCGGGTTATAAAACAAACCCGCTGTCAACAAAAGCTAAACAAAACCCCGACGGCAACCTGGACGAGATACGTGCTTTCTTGACCCAGGACGAAGCTGATAACAAAGTAAAGGTGTTCAACAAACTCAACTTTGAAGGTGAAGCCTCAACGGAACCATACTTCGATTTTGGCCATTATATGCTCATAGACGCTAAGCCGGGCGCTGTAGCTAAACCGCTTACCTTCGGTTTCCATAGTTACAATTCGGCTTATTTTACACCTGACGGCAAAAACATCATCATGACCGGCGACGCGGACACGCTGGCCAATCCAGATCGTAACCGTGACAATACTGTTTACATGATGTCGCTTGCCGGCGGCACGCCTAAAGCGCTGATCAGGGAAGAAGGATCTACTGTAAGCAACGGCAGTGTTTCGCCATCCGGCAGGTATTTGGTGTACCAGGTTGGCAAAAATATGCAGATCAATGTCGCTAAATTAATGGTCTATGATTTTGAGAATCCGGGAAAAAAGATGGAGATACCTGTCGACAGGTCCGTCACCCAAACCGTTTGGGCCGCCGACAGTAAAAGCCTTTATTTTACCGCACAATCTAACGGTGGTATCCCAATTTATAAAGCCAGCCTGGCAAACCTAAAGCCTGAGCAACTATCATCTTTCGAAGCAGGTATGAGCAGCCTTGACATCGGCAAAGACAAAATAGTCTACGTAAAAACCGAAGTAGCTAACCCATTCGAACTGTATACCGCAGGCTTAAACAATGCATCGCCGAAAAGATTGACGTCCCTTAATGCGGAATGGCTGGCTGGCAAAAAACTCAGTTATCCCGAAAAGAAAATTTATACCAACAGCAAGGGTATGAAGGTGGAATATTGGGTGATGAAACCTACAAATTTCGACCCGGCTAAGAAGTATCCGGTAATGCTGCAGATCCACGGTGGGCCAACCGCCATGTGGGGACCGGGCGAGAGCACCATGTGGCATGAGTATCAATTCTTTTGCGCGCATGGTTACGGCGTAGTTTATTCAAACCCGCGCGGCTCCGGCGGTTACGGCATCGACTTTTTAAAAGCCAATTACCAGGACTGGGGCACAGGCCCTCAGGAAGATGTACTTGCCGCGCTTGATGGCGCGCTTGCCGAAGGCTGGGGCGATAAAGATAAAACTGTTGCTACAGGCGGCTCTTATGCCGGCTACCTAACCGGTTGGCTGGCGGGGCATACCAAACGCTTTACAGCGATATCGTCGCAGCGGGGTGTTTATGATCTCACAACGTTCTTCGGTGAGGGCAATGCATGGCAGCTGGTGCCGATGTACTTCGGCGGTTATCCCTGGGAAGAGAGCATCAGGCCGATATTAGCGCGCGAGTCGCCATTCACTTATGTGAACCAGATCACTACGCCATACTTAATGCTGCATGGCGAAACAGACTTACGCACAGGCATTGTTCAGGGCGAGATGATGTACAAGGCGTTAAAGGTTTTGAACCGCCCTGTTGAATATGTGCAGCATCCGGGCGGTACGCATGAGTTGGTACGCAGCGGTAATGTGCGCCAGCGCTTAGACCAGATGCTGCGTATTTATGAGTTCTTTGGAAGATATATTCCTGAGACAGTTAAGGCTCAATAA